A part of Streptomyces sp. NBC_01497 genomic DNA contains:
- a CDS encoding NAD(P)-binding domain-containing protein — protein MNASAPTDLPVVVIGAGPTGLAAASRLVQRGLSPLVLEQGPAAAHAVRDWQHVRLFSTWAELTDPAAEKLLAPTGWSKPDPATYPTGGDWTALYLQPLANALGDAVRYGARVTGVSRLGRDRIVDTERDAQPLTVHYALPDGREERILARQVIDASGTWSLPSPAGGNGLPALGEHAAAERIAYRVPDLKDPAVRARYTGKHTAVIGSGASAFTTLAALADLAQADDGAGTHALWVLRRGISGSTFGGGSADQLPARGALGLAAKAAVEQGHADAVTGFRTDAIEPGSDGRLVLVGDDGQRLDAVDEAIVLTGLRPDLSFLTELRLALDERLQAPVALAPLIDPNQHSCGTVYPHGHRELSHPEAGVYLVGMKSYGRAPTFLAMTGYEQVRSVVAAIAGDLEAADHVELALPETGVCSGAGLLDDSTAEKGGGCAPAPQLVQIGVGATTVVQEGSAGGCCG, from the coding sequence GTGAATGCGTCCGCACCCACCGACCTGCCGGTCGTCGTCATCGGCGCCGGCCCGACCGGCCTGGCCGCAGCCTCCCGCCTCGTCCAGCGCGGCCTGTCCCCGCTGGTCCTCGAGCAGGGCCCGGCCGCCGCCCACGCCGTGCGCGACTGGCAGCACGTGCGGCTGTTCTCCACGTGGGCGGAGCTGACCGACCCGGCAGCGGAGAAGCTCCTCGCCCCCACCGGCTGGAGCAAGCCCGACCCGGCGACCTACCCCACCGGCGGGGACTGGACCGCGCTCTACCTCCAGCCGCTGGCCAACGCCCTCGGCGACGCCGTGCGCTACGGCGCGCGCGTCACCGGCGTCTCCCGTCTCGGGCGGGACCGGATCGTGGACACCGAGCGCGACGCCCAGCCCTTGACCGTCCACTACGCGCTGCCCGACGGCCGCGAGGAACGGATCCTGGCCCGGCAGGTCATCGACGCCTCCGGCACCTGGTCCCTGCCCTCACCCGCAGGCGGCAACGGCCTGCCGGCCCTCGGCGAACACGCGGCGGCGGAGCGCATCGCCTACCGCGTCCCCGACCTCAAGGACCCGGCCGTCCGCGCCCGCTACACGGGCAAGCACACCGCGGTCATCGGCTCCGGCGCCTCCGCCTTCACCACCCTGGCCGCCCTCGCCGACCTCGCCCAGGCCGACGACGGCGCCGGCACCCATGCGTTGTGGGTGCTGCGCCGCGGCATCTCCGGCTCCACCTTCGGCGGCGGCAGCGCCGATCAGCTCCCCGCCCGCGGCGCCCTCGGCCTCGCCGCGAAAGCCGCCGTCGAGCAGGGGCACGCGGACGCCGTCACCGGCTTCCGCACCGACGCGATCGAACCGGGCAGCGACGGCCGGCTGGTACTGGTCGGCGACGACGGGCAGCGCCTGGACGCGGTGGACGAGGCAATCGTCCTCACCGGCCTGCGCCCGGACCTGTCCTTCCTGACAGAACTGCGCCTCGCCCTGGACGAACGTCTTCAAGCACCGGTCGCTCTCGCGCCTCTGATCGACCCCAACCAGCACTCGTGCGGCACCGTCTACCCCCACGGCCACCGCGAACTGTCCCACCCCGAAGCGGGCGTGTACCTGGTCGGGATGAAGTCCTACGGCCGCGCCCCCACGTTCCTGGCGATGACCGGCTACGAACAGGTCCGCTCCGTGGTCGCCGCCATCGCCGGGGACCTGGAAGCCGCCGACCACGTCGAACTCGCTCTGCCCGAAACCGGAGTCTGCAGCGGCGCAGGACTGCTCGACGACTCGACCGCCGAAAAAGGCGGCGGCTGTGCTCCCGCACCGCAGCTGGTGCAGATCGGCGTCGGCGCCACGACCGTCGTGCAGGAGGGTTCGGCGGGCGGCTGCTGCGGCTGA
- a CDS encoding ArsR/SmtB family transcription factor, with protein MSNAKVLPLLEPENQGVAPCCPPLTERPMSADEAERAARMFKALGDPVRLRLFSSVASHEAGEACVCDISDVGVSQPTVSHHLKKLKDAGLLTSERRGTWVYYRVEPSVLAAMGQLLTSTSAAVGVRL; from the coding sequence ATGTCGAATGCCAAGGTGCTGCCGCTGCTCGAACCCGAGAATCAGGGTGTGGCGCCGTGCTGTCCTCCGCTGACCGAGCGCCCGATGAGTGCCGATGAGGCCGAGAGGGCCGCGCGCATGTTCAAGGCGCTCGGCGACCCGGTGCGTCTGCGGCTGTTCTCCTCCGTCGCCTCCCACGAGGCCGGGGAAGCATGCGTGTGCGACATCTCCGATGTCGGGGTCTCCCAGCCGACCGTCTCGCACCACCTGAAGAAGCTCAAGGACGCGGGGCTGCTGACGTCCGAGCGGCGCGGCACCTGGGTGTACTACCGGGTGGAGCCGTCCGTGCTGGCCGCCATGGGGCAGCTGTTGACGAGCACCTCCGCAGCTGTCGGCGTACGGCTTTAG
- the istA gene encoding IS21 family transposase, with translation MSLSEISRETGLDRKTVRKYLSAPGPATPPRRSTNGRSLARVIDEFAPLIDSMLRAEILMKAAVIHERLAREYGFTGNYQRVKLYVQKARPRVAEELGITPRELAGMHRRFEVIPGAQAQVDWGDEGKILAHMGIPKVYSFHMVLSYSRDPFCCFTSSQDLQTFFDCHRRAFAHFGGAPMTIVYDRTKTVVRRHVAPGEAVPLHPEAAGFAGHYDFDIDVLAAYRPTGKGRVERQVLIVRDHVLSGRAFSSTDEMDAAFTAWVPHRRAQIHKTHREVIGERAARDHAALRPLPPTPYLVAERHLRPVGKDCLVAFGGNLYSVPARKVRPRQLIEIRATKSQVMLYSTAPDTSGETLLAMHPRAVGRGARVVEEKHWDGLPTGKGRRTTTGDIPLQPRQGRPRSEESGPLQALLNRAAASRIEVGRRPLSVYDELTGTRPFTTRSQSKDTS, from the coding sequence ATGAGCCTGTCGGAGATTTCCAGGGAGACCGGGCTGGACCGCAAGACGGTCCGCAAGTACCTCTCGGCACCGGGGCCGGCGACTCCGCCGCGGCGGTCGACGAACGGGCGGTCGTTGGCGAGGGTGATCGACGAGTTCGCGCCGCTGATCGATTCGATGCTCCGGGCAGAGATCTTGATGAAGGCCGCGGTCATCCACGAGCGGCTGGCCAGGGAGTACGGGTTCACGGGCAACTATCAGCGGGTCAAGCTCTACGTTCAGAAAGCCCGCCCGAGGGTCGCCGAGGAACTGGGGATCACGCCGCGGGAACTGGCGGGCATGCACCGCCGGTTCGAGGTGATCCCGGGGGCCCAGGCCCAGGTCGACTGGGGTGACGAGGGGAAGATCCTCGCGCATATGGGCATCCCGAAGGTCTACTCCTTCCACATGGTCCTGTCGTACTCGCGAGATCCGTTCTGCTGTTTTACCAGCAGCCAGGACCTGCAGACGTTCTTCGACTGCCACCGGCGGGCGTTCGCGCACTTCGGCGGGGCGCCGATGACGATCGTCTACGACCGCACCAAGACCGTCGTCCGCCGCCACGTCGCTCCTGGTGAGGCGGTTCCCCTGCATCCGGAGGCGGCCGGATTCGCCGGCCACTACGACTTCGACATCGACGTGCTGGCTGCCTACCGGCCCACCGGAAAAGGCCGGGTCGAACGCCAGGTTCTGATCGTCCGTGATCATGTTCTGTCCGGGCGGGCCTTCTCCTCCACCGATGAGATGGACGCCGCGTTCACCGCGTGGGTGCCGCACCGGCGGGCTCAGATCCACAAGACGCACCGGGAAGTCATCGGCGAGCGGGCTGCCCGCGATCACGCGGCTCTACGACCGTTGCCGCCCACCCCGTATCTGGTGGCCGAAAGGCATCTGCGACCGGTCGGCAAGGACTGCCTGGTGGCCTTCGGCGGCAACCTCTACTCAGTACCCGCCCGCAAGGTCCGACCCCGCCAGCTGATCGAGATCCGCGCTACGAAGTCGCAGGTCATGCTGTATTCGACCGCCCCCGATACCAGCGGCGAGACCTTGCTGGCCATGCACCCGCGGGCGGTCGGCCGCGGAGCGCGGGTCGTCGAGGAGAAGCACTGGGACGGCCTCCCCACCGGCAAGGGGCGCCGGACGACCACCGGCGACATCCCGCTCCAACCCCGCCAAGGGCGTCCCCGCAGTGAGGAATCCGGGCCGCTGCAGGCCCTGTTGAACAGGGCCGCGGCCAGCCGGATCGAGGTCGGACGCCGGCCGTTGTCGGTCTATGACGAGCTGACCGGCACCCGCCCCTTCACCACCCGTTCCCAGAGCAAGGACACGTCTTGA
- a CDS encoding GtrA family protein translates to MFSRGERAAPVASSKPRFAREAARFAVVGGVGVAVNLLVFNLLRHTTQLPVVRASVIATVVSIAFNYAGFRYFAYRERDRSRAGRQLALFLLFSALGLVIENGILYLAANAFGRDGPWESNVFKFTGIAVATLFRFLSYRTWVFRVLPERGTATHAPPRKTPITAERQPFVPGSTTGHRPRGRARPTGATAMRSARSPGSAAPGRRLDPS, encoded by the coding sequence ATGTTTTCTCGAGGCGAGAGGGCCGCACCAGTAGCGTCGTCGAAGCCCCGGTTCGCACGGGAGGCCGCGAGGTTCGCGGTGGTCGGCGGCGTCGGAGTGGCGGTCAACCTCCTGGTCTTCAACCTCCTGCGACACACCACCCAACTGCCCGTCGTGCGGGCGAGCGTCATCGCCACCGTGGTGTCGATCGCTTTCAACTACGCCGGCTTCCGTTACTTCGCCTACCGCGAACGCGACAGGAGCCGCGCAGGCCGCCAACTGGCACTGTTCCTGTTGTTCAGTGCCCTCGGCCTGGTGATCGAGAACGGGATCCTCTACCTGGCGGCGAACGCGTTCGGCAGAGACGGCCCATGGGAGAGCAATGTCTTCAAGTTCACCGGGATAGCGGTCGCGACTCTGTTTCGCTTCCTTTCCTACCGGACCTGGGTATTTCGTGTCCTCCCGGAACGCGGCACCGCAACGCACGCTCCACCCCGGAAGACGCCTATCACAGCGGAACGGCAACCCTTCGTGCCAGGCAGCACAACGGGCCATCGACCACGAGGGCGGGCACGGCCCACAGGAGCGACCGCCATGCGATCAGCACGATCACCGGGGTCGGCGGCTCCTGGACGACGCCTCGATCCCTCGTAG
- the istB gene encoding IS21-like element helper ATPase IstB: MSELTGNRIRTTAAKLGLPHLAEAVNEYTRRADEAKMGYLDFLDLVLSEELAVRDDRRFRSGLRTSKLPHHKTLDEYDFSFQPELDPRKIKDLATLSFVEAKANVALLGPPGVGKTHIAVALAVAACRAGYSIYFTSLDDMVRNLKTAEAAGRLTSKLGSYLRPSVLVVDEVGYQPLERAEANLVFQVISKRYEKGSIILTSNKTFSEWGQVFGDEVLATAILDRLLHHCEVVPINGNSYRLKNRLKALERETEVA; this comes from the coding sequence TTGAGCGAGCTGACCGGCAACCGCATCCGCACCACGGCCGCCAAGCTCGGCCTGCCCCACCTGGCCGAAGCCGTCAACGAGTACACCCGGCGGGCGGATGAGGCGAAGATGGGCTATCTCGACTTCCTCGACCTGGTGCTTTCCGAGGAACTCGCCGTCCGCGACGACCGGCGCTTCCGCAGCGGCCTGAGGACCTCGAAACTGCCGCACCACAAGACGCTCGACGAATACGACTTCTCCTTCCAGCCCGAGCTCGACCCGCGCAAGATCAAGGACCTCGCGACCCTGTCGTTCGTCGAGGCCAAGGCGAACGTGGCCCTGCTCGGGCCGCCCGGAGTCGGCAAAACACACATCGCCGTCGCGCTGGCGGTCGCGGCCTGCCGGGCCGGCTACTCGATCTACTTCACCAGCCTCGACGACATGGTCCGCAACCTCAAGACCGCCGAGGCCGCCGGCAGATTGACCAGCAAACTCGGCTCCTACCTGCGGCCGAGTGTCCTGGTGGTCGATGAAGTCGGCTACCAGCCGCTGGAGCGAGCCGAGGCGAACCTGGTCTTCCAAGTGATCTCCAAGCGCTACGAGAAGGGCTCGATCATCCTCACCTCGAACAAGACCTTCAGCGAATGGGGCCAGGTCTTCGGCGACGAAGTCCTCGCCACCGCGATCCTCGACCGCCTCCTCCACCACTGCGAAGTAGTCCCCATCAACGGCAACAGCTACCGGCTGAAGAACCGCCTCAAGGCCCTCGAGCGAGAGACCGAAGTGGCCTGA
- a CDS encoding transposase: MESFLPPGGAGRGEWSDHRRVVNGVLYRVRTGVQWRDLPERFVPWEAVYKRHRRWSTGGTWTMLLSRMQAAEDAAGGIDWDVSVDSTAVRAHQHATGARKASPAAVPQSVVNCC; this comes from the coding sequence CTGGAGTCGTTCTTACCTCCTGGTGGTGCGGGTAGAGGTGAGTGGAGCGACCACCGTCGGGTCGTCAATGGGGTTCTCTACCGAGTGCGGACCGGTGTGCAGTGGCGAGATCTGCCGGAGCGGTTCGTGCCGTGGGAGGCGGTCTATAAGCGGCATCGTCGCTGGTCAACTGGTGGAACGTGGACGATGCTGCTGTCTCGCATGCAGGCGGCCGAGGATGCCGCGGGTGGGATCGACTGGGACGTGTCGGTGGACTCGACAGCGGTGCGAGCCCACCAGCACGCCACCGGCGCGAGGAAAGCGTCTCCGGCCGCTGTTCCTCAAAGCGTCGTCAACTGCTGCTGA
- a CDS encoding NDP-sugar synthase has translation MTEAILLVGGKGTRLRPLTVHTPKPMVPAAGVPFLTHQLARARAAGVEHVVLATSYLAEVFEPYFGDGAALGLHLEYVTEVDPLGTGGAIRNVAGRLRSGPDEPVLIFNGDILTGLDIPALVDTHRSTGADVSLHLTRVPDPRAFGLVPTDATGRVTAFLEKPQTPEEIVTDQINAGAYVFRRSVIDAIPATRPVSVERETFPGLLADGAHLQGMVDSTYWLDLGTPQAFVRGSADLVLGRAPSPAVPGSCGERLVLPTAEVAPDAKLTGGTVIGAGAVIGEGARISGSTVLDGAVVGPGAVVTDSMIGRAAHVGARTVLSGVVIGDGARVGADNELREGVRVWCGASVPDAAIRFSSDA, from the coding sequence GTGACTGAGGCGATCCTCCTGGTCGGAGGCAAAGGCACCCGGCTCCGGCCGCTCACCGTGCACACGCCGAAACCCATGGTCCCGGCGGCCGGCGTGCCGTTCCTCACCCACCAGCTGGCCCGCGCGCGGGCGGCGGGTGTCGAGCACGTGGTGCTCGCCACGTCGTACCTCGCCGAGGTGTTCGAACCGTACTTCGGCGACGGCGCGGCGCTCGGCCTCCATCTGGAGTACGTGACGGAGGTCGATCCGCTCGGTACCGGCGGCGCGATCCGCAATGTCGCCGGCCGGCTGCGCTCGGGTCCCGACGAACCCGTGCTGATCTTCAACGGCGACATCCTGACGGGCCTGGACATCCCGGCTCTCGTCGACACGCACCGCTCGACGGGCGCGGACGTCTCGCTCCACCTGACCCGCGTGCCCGACCCACGAGCCTTCGGCCTCGTCCCCACCGACGCCACCGGCAGGGTGACGGCGTTCCTGGAGAAGCCCCAGACGCCCGAGGAGATCGTCACCGACCAGATCAACGCGGGTGCCTACGTCTTCAGACGGTCCGTGATCGACGCGATTCCGGCCACTCGCCCGGTGTCCGTGGAACGGGAGACGTTCCCTGGGCTGCTCGCCGACGGTGCCCACCTGCAGGGCATGGTCGACTCCACGTACTGGCTGGATCTCGGCACCCCCCAGGCGTTCGTCCGGGGCTCCGCCGACCTCGTCCTCGGCCGGGCGCCGTCGCCGGCCGTGCCGGGCAGCTGCGGGGAACGGCTGGTGCTGCCCACGGCCGAGGTCGCCCCGGACGCGAAGCTGACGGGCGGCACGGTGATCGGCGCCGGGGCGGTCATCGGCGAGGGCGCGCGGATCAGCGGTTCCACGGTCCTGGACGGCGCGGTCGTCGGACCCGGCGCCGTCGTCACGGATTCGATGATCGGCCGCGCGGCCCACGTGGGCGCGCGCACCGTGCTCTCCGGCGTGGTGATCGGCGACGGGGCGCGGGTCGGAGCGGACAACGAACTGCGCGAAGGGGTCAGGGTCTGGTGCGGGGCGTCGGTCCCGGACGCCGCGATCCGCTTCTCGTCCGACGCCTAA
- a CDS encoding polyprenol monophosphomannose synthase, whose amino-acid sequence MSALRILVVTPTYNEAANIRDVTRRLCLAVPQADLLIADDNSPDGTGRIADELAAAYEQVHVLHRRGKEGLGAAYLAGFSWGMERGYDVLVEMDADGSHRPEELPRLLTAIAEGADLVLGSRWVPGGRVVNWPRSREWLSRAGSAYARLLLGLTARDVTGGYRAFRVHTLNGVGLHTVRSQGYCFQVDLLRRTAARGFSVAEVPITFVEREHGVSKMSRAIVAEALWRVTLWGAASQLRKAQSARTKPARTG is encoded by the coding sequence ATGAGCGCCCTCCGCATCCTGGTCGTCACCCCGACATACAACGAGGCCGCGAACATCCGCGACGTGACGCGCCGACTGTGCCTCGCGGTACCGCAGGCCGATTTGTTGATCGCTGACGACAACAGCCCCGACGGGACGGGCAGGATCGCCGACGAACTGGCCGCCGCGTATGAACAGGTCCATGTACTGCACCGGAGGGGGAAGGAAGGGCTGGGAGCCGCTTATTTGGCGGGGTTCTCATGGGGGATGGAACGCGGTTACGACGTTCTCGTCGAGATGGACGCCGACGGATCCCATCGTCCGGAAGAGCTGCCTCGGCTGCTCACGGCAATCGCCGAGGGGGCCGACCTGGTACTCGGCTCACGATGGGTACCGGGGGGCCGGGTGGTGAACTGGCCCAGGTCACGTGAGTGGCTCTCGCGAGCAGGCAGCGCCTACGCACGTCTCCTCCTCGGTTTGACGGCACGCGACGTGACCGGCGGGTACCGCGCGTTCCGGGTACACACGCTGAACGGCGTCGGGCTGCACACTGTCCGTTCACAGGGTTACTGCTTCCAGGTGGACCTGTTGCGCCGCACGGCCGCCCGGGGCTTCTCGGTCGCGGAGGTGCCCATCACCTTCGTCGAACGCGAACACGGCGTGAGCAAAATGAGCCGTGCCATCGTCGCGGAGGCATTGTGGCGGGTCACGCTGTGGGGTGCCGCTTCCCAGCTGCGCAAAGCCCAGAGCGCGCGAACGAAGCCCGCACGCACTGGTTGA